The DNA region cagtccggccctgctttaaACGTCTGGTGATCAATATCAGACTGATGGGGTCCGACACCCCCACTGATCATCTGGTGTAAACTTTGTCACTATTGAACAGAGTTGCTCTGCACGTACAGACTAGAAGCTGCTCTGCGGTACTCGGCAGCGGCCACCACACATGCTTACATCCTGTTTGGATCGCCTCATACTGCAGGCTTTGTAGTAGTGGTGAGAGGGACCTAAGATGCCGCAATTTTCCTTCAGCAGAAGGCCGGTGATAATCTAGTTGCACCCGACACAGATCATGGGTGGCGGTGCCTATTTCTCAGTGCCAACAACACTTTTTCTGGTCTCTTAAAGGCACACATCCGGGGTTTTCTGGTCCGCCGGAAGCTGCAGAGGGTGCATCAGGAATATTTAGAGGTAGTGCGAGAGATAGAAGGAGAAGACATTGCCCTCAACCCAGGAAATTGCCTCCTATCCATCCCACAGTTTATTACATTGGTGAGTATTAATATTTTTATCTGAATTTACTCCTGCTTTATTTGGTTTCATTTTTAATTCTCAATTTTTAACCCCAGGGTAGAACAAGCAAACCAAGTTGTGGTGAGCAGAAAAGGAAGGATGACCCTATTGAAACTCTAGACACAACAGACGACATCTCTTTTATTATTCAGAAAGCTAAATCAGAAAGGAAAGACAGCTTTCCAGATACTGTTAGCCCAAAAATTCCCAACTATGTTACCCAGACTGATGCTCCAGTACGAGAGGCCTGCTATAAAGAGACTGATGCGCCAGTACGAGAGGCCTGCTATAAAGAGACTGATGCGCCAGTACGAGAGGCCTGCTATAAAGAGACTGATGCTCCAGTACGAGAGGCCTGCTATAAAGAGACTGATGCTCCAGTACGAGAGGCCTGCTATAAAGAGACTGATGCTCCAGTACGAGAGGCCTGCTATAAAGAGACTGATGCTCCAGTACGAGTGGCCTGCTATAAAGAGACTAATGCTCCAGTACGAGAGGCCTGCTATAAAGAGACTGATGCTCCAGTTCGAGAGGCCAGACATACAGGGACTGATGCTCCAGTACGAGAGGCTAGATATAGAGGGACTGATGCTCCAGTACGAGAGGCTAGATATAGAGGGACTGATGCTCCAGTACGAGAGGCCTGCTATAAAGAGACTGATGCTCCAGTACGAGAGGCCAGACATACAGGGACTGATGCTCCAGTACGAGAGGCTAGATATAGAGGGACTGATGCTCCAGTACGAGAGGCTAGATATAGAGGGACTGATGCTCCAGTACAAGAGGCCAGCCATGCAGGGACTGATGCTCCAGTACGAGAGGCCAGCCATACAGATCACATAGAAAGGGAGTACTCAGCTCAGCTGGAAATGTGGCATGAAAATGAGGTCTTGCTAAGGACGTCTAAATGTGATATGGGGCGCTCCTTACCCCATTCTGACATTATAATGAGCTCCTTTCAAAGTCCGGAGCAGAGAACAGACTGTTCATCATGGTGTGAAGAAAATGTGAATCTAGGTAAGAAGGAATGGCTCAAGATTTGTTTTTGTCTGAAAGATAAAACTGATCATCATTTGCAATCCATCCATATGTATGGACACAAATGAaggatttttcggactataagacgcactggaccataagacgcactccaaattttcagaaggaaaatagggggaaaaaatgtgtcaaatgggggtccgtgctCAGATTCATGCAAATGCATACATAAACACTTATACGTATACACAACACATCTGAGAAACGCACATGAGCTACCTCCATTCTAGAGCACAGAATTCTTTCTTTCTTCAGGGTTGAGAAAACCactcaaggtaaaaaaaaaaagggggggggggtggtAGCTGTGTCTTCCCCTAGGGGCTGTACATCAGATACATAAGTTGGGCATTACTGATAGAAACTATATGTGATAATGTCTGAATGTATTGTATTATTATTTAGCCGGGTGTGTTGTTTTAACTCACAGcatatctttttaatttttttgtacttTATTCTAGAGATTACCACTAAGACTGCAAATGAACTAAAAAAGCTCAGAAGTCATTTAGCGATGGAGATGTTATGGGTGCAACAAGCAATCGCCAGTAGAAAGAATGTAAGTAGCTAATTTGTTCTGCAGAGTGCTTCCAGTAATACTGGTGTCCTGTATCTACTTAGTTTTCTATTAAGCTCTATTATGTAAACTTGGGTCATATGTCGTGTCTCTGCCTATGATGTGGACCGcatgcctgtcattatgatcctaCTGTGAAAGCAAGCGTTTAgctgccctgctatgtatagcacaaacaATCAGACAGTCGCACCCCtggacaaaattactgttattgtgaacagttcagcaaattgaagatgaaatgatctctaaaaggcttaaagttaaggatgacacatttcctttgtattttaggcaaaatatatacatatttttccacgtaaaatgtaaaggaaatgtgccatctctaactttaggccttttagagatcattctaTCTcctacttgcttaactgttcacgataagacagtaattttgaccaggggtgtccaaacttttatatggcactgtatgtgtgtgtatgtgtatatacaccgtatatactcgagtataagccgagattctcAGTCCAAaagaatgggctgaaagtgcccctctctgcttatactcgagtcatggaaggcgggggggtcggcgggtgagggggagcgacgcctgtcaaatactctcctcctcccggcgctcctgacgcggtccctgcggcagcttcaagttcttcccctcttaagcagtcacgtggtactgctcattaaagttatgaatatggactccacgcccataggggtggagccgcatattcattactgtaatgagcagtaccatgtgaccgctcactacaggaagaagctgccgcgccgtacaccgtgggacatgcaggaaccacgtcaggagcgccgggagtgggtgagtatatttaccttccctcgttccaccgaagctccgtcttcccgtcctcttgctgtgactgttcaggtcagagggcgcgatgacgtattactgtgcgcgccaccctctgcctgaacagtcagtgtggagagacgggacgctgaggagcagcgacgagaggttaatatgtgattttttttaatttttttttagtgcagcagcagcagcattacatgaggcacaatgctatatggagcgtctgtggggccataaagaactgcatggagcattacatagggcattatacggagcattatatggggccataactgcatggagcattatatggggcatctatggggccataattgcatggagcattatatggggcattatatggggccataactgcatggagcattatatggggccataactgcatggagcattatatggggcatctatggggccataactgcatggagcattatatggggcatctatggggccataactgcatggagtattatatggggcatctatggggccataactgcatggggcatctatggggccataactgcatggggcattatatggggccataactgcatggagcattatatggagcatctatggggccataactgcatggagcattatatggggcatatatggggccataactgcatggaaaattatatggggcatctatggggccataactgcatggggcttctatggggccataactgcatggggcattatatggggccataactgcatggagcattatatggagcatctatggggccataactgcatggagcattatatggggcatatatggggccataactgcatggagcattatatggggccataactgcatggagcattatatggggccataactgcatggggcattatatggggccataactgcatggggcattatatggggccataactgcatggggcattatatggggccataactgcatggaacattatatggggcatctatggggccataactgcatggggcattatatggggccataactgcatggagcattatatggggcatcttatggggccataatgaactgcatggaacattatatggagcatcttatggggccataaagaactgcatggaacattatatggggcatatttgtatatggagcatcttatggggacataatgaactgtatggagcattatatggggctcctgattcaatatgaatatttaaaaacacttaacctactgatgtctcaattaattttacttttattggtatctatttttatttttgacatttaccggtagctgctgcattttccaccctaagcttatactcgagtctatatatatatatatatctcataatgCTTACCCTTTTTCTGTAGATGATGCAatgacatttttttgtttttatctccACAGTATCTTATGGTAAGACAGAAGTTGGGAGCCTGTGATTGATTTTCTGCGATTCAGAAATTAGTTTGATGCCAGATATGTACCAGGAACTTGACACATCAAGACCATAGTTATAACATTTTTGATGGATCATCCTCCATTGTGTCCTTGACTATATTTTTGAGGATAGTCACTGCTGTCTTTTTTGTTGTTGAAATAACAGTGGACATTTGACATATTTAATAATGGTTGTTGCCAAATATAAGTAATAAACCTAATTTATTGTTCATGTCTGTTTCTAGCCTTTTCAGTATTTAAAAAAGCATCACACGGAATAAGTTTAGTTTATTTTGTGTatgagacattaaccccttcctgacatgcgccgtatatTTACAGCACCACGGGAGCTGCGTTCCCTCAAACTGCCGTGTATATACGGCCTCACACTGAGCATCGCTTCGATCGAGTGCAAGTGTCAGCtcttgagagctgacaccctgcagagaCGCCCACAGTCCTTGCTAGCACCGAGCGCGGGCTTTTAACCCCTGTGATGCTGCTGTGAGAGCGACATCGTGGGGCAttgcagagggagggagctccctctgtgCTCCCATCACAACGTGATGCGATCACGTTATGCCAATAGTCTCTATGGGGACCCTGGGCtgaaagatggccacggggtcaccCAGGGACAGTGGGCTATCAGCTCATGCTCAAAGCATGAGCTGACAAGCCTCCTCCCTGCATTTCAGACGCTTCTctaatgctctgcagtgcagaaccATTGCAGACTACAatgcaaaaaagttaataaaaatgttaaagatataaaaaaaaaaataaaatcacaaaataaagaaaacatattaatccaataaatacatttatttttgtaaaaaaaaaatagtacacatatttggtatcgccaagtccggaacgacccgacctataaaactgtctcactagttaaaccttcagtgaacaccattttaaaaaaaaaaaaaaagaggcaaaaaactatgctttgtcatcatactgccgaacagaaagtggaataaaacgcaataaaaaagaccAATCTAAATACAAattagcgccaaaacataaaaaaatgatataaatatggtatcactataattgtactgacccgaggaataaagctgccttatcaattttacaacatgctgaacggcattaaaaaaataataattcccggATTGCTGGTGTTTTGTTCATTCTATTTCTGAAAAATtgtatagaaagtgatcaaaaaatgttatgtgcccaaaaaatGGTACCGATAAAAACATGTCGGTCGAAATATGGTAAAATTATCGCTATCAAAATATAGCAATCCAAAAACtagcttttgcaataaaaagcgtcttttagtctgacaGCAAATAAGGGAGAGAAGAGACCAAACAAATGATGGTGTGCACACCTAACACAAAATAATCATAAAATCAGGTAAATTTTATTAAAGATTTTCAACACACACCAAAATTGGGTTAAAATCACTTAAAAAACACATGACAACATGAGACAAATCACACCCCTGCACAAAAAATAACCATATGGGACAACAAGTAAATAAAAAGAGCTCCACAAATCAATAGGTCAGGCAAAAACATAAATAAACCCCAGTGCACAGGGATAGTATGCACGGATCAGAGACACTagataataacatagtaacatagttattaaggttgaaggaagactttaagtccatctagttcaacccatagcctaacctaacatgccctaacatgttgatccagaggaaggcaaaaaaaaacccatgtggcaaagagtaagctccacattggggaaaaaattccttcccaactccacatacggcaatcagactagttccctggatcaacgccttatcaaggaatctagtatatataccctgtaacattatacttttccagaaaggcatccagtcccctcatcactcattacaacatcatacggcagagagttccatagtctcactgctcttacagtaaagaatccgcgtctgttattatgcttaaaccttctttcctccagacgtagaggatgcccccttgtccctgtctcaggtcaatgattaaaaagatcatcagaaaggtctttgtactgtcccctcatatatttatacactagatggtggcccgattctaacgcatcgggtattctagaatatgcatgtccacgtagtatattgcccagtgacgtagtatattgcccagtgacgtagtatattgcccagtgacgtagtatattgcccagttacgtagtatattgcccagtgacgtatattgcccagttacgtagtatattgcccagtgacgtatattgcccagttacgtagtatattgcccagtgacgtagtatattgcacagccacgtggtatattgcccagtgacgtagtatattgcccagtgacgtagtatattgcccagtgacgtagtatattgcccagtgacgtagtatattgcccagtgacgtagtatattgcccagttacgtagtatacagcacagagccacgtagtatattgcacagcgacgtagtatacagcacagagccacgtagtatattgcacagcgacgtagtatattgcccagtgacgtagtatattgcccagcaacgtagtatacagcacagagccacgtagtatattgcccagtcacgtagtatattgcccagccacgtatgtcacaggttaaaaaataaacatatactcaccttccttggggccccttgtagttctgtcgcctgtgttcgcttcaggcggcagcttccggtccgagggtgtgatgatgtcgcggtcacatgactgtgacgtcatcgcaggtccttctcgtgcaggcacgcagggcctgtgatgatgtcgcggtcacatgaccgtgatgttatggcaggtccttgtcgcacaccaatcttagcaccggaacctgccgcttgcatggaccggtcaccggagcgtcggaaaggcggcggaaggtgagtatataatgatttgttttgttatttttaaattatttttaacattagatgtttttaatattgaggctgcataggcagcctcaatagtaaaaacttggtcacacagggttaatagcggcggtaacggagtgagttacccgcggcataacgcggtccgttaccgctggcattaaccctgtgtgagccgtgactgcggtgaGTATGGAACGggcgcccggcactgactgcaggggagtagggagggactaatcggactgtgcacgtcgctgattggtcgcggcagccatgacaggcagctggcgagaccaatcagcgaatgaatatccgtgacggaagttgccgacagaaagacggaagtaccccttatacaattatatatatagattaatataagatcaccccttagtcttcgtttttccacactaaatagccccaagtgtaataacctatcttggtattgcagaccccccggtcctctaataaccttggtcgctcttctctgcacccgctccagttcagctatgtctttcttatacaccggagaccagaactgtgcacagtattctaagtgtggtcgaactagtgacttgtatagaggtaaaattatgttctcctcatgagcatctatgcctcttttaatgcactaATACTCCTAAAAACATACGAACCATGTAAAGAGTGGCAATTCTGATCAGCCAGAAAATGAGAATCTCCCCCTAGCCATGTATGTAAAATGTTGTATAGTGCATATGCAAGATAATCAGCATGGCTAAATGGTAACAGATAAATAGACCAGGAACCTGATATGAGATCAGCTGCATAAGGTGACCAGTGCACATTTAGCGGCAAGACATGAATACAAGGAATCAAGATAAAAAGCAAAGATCAGGTGCTGGCTTGCACAGAAATGTGAGGCAAGAGCGACGGATAAAGCCCCCATAACGGTAACTACCTGACCATTTTAGAGGGAGCTCATGTGAGTAGCTGATAAGGGGCATGCAGTCCTCATGGGAAGAGGTGTGGGAAGACCCCACGCATATCGCTGCTCagaagcagcttcgtcaggggaagtgtgttGATAGAATCAGGAGagggcatatacagctctggcaaaaattaagagaccaccaaatcaaaaccctgtcatgggcagcctaatctccagacctgagccccattgaaaacctctggaatgtaatcaagaggatgatggatagttacaagccatcaaacatcaaagaagaactgatgaattccacgcctcaacatgtccgattatccaccaccctcggatccttcagacggaacctgaaaacccatctcttcaggaaaacctacagcctgcaataaccattctgctgcctctccaccacccaagctgctgcctcctcaccaccacccgagctgcctcctcaccaccacctgagctgcctcctcaccaccacccgagctgcctcctcaccaccacccgagctgcctcctcaccaccaccagagctgcctcctcaccaccacccgagctgcctcctcaccaccacccgagctgcctcaccaccacccgagctgcctcctcaccaccaccagagctgcctcctcaccgcCACCCGAGCTGCCTCCTCACCGCCACCCGAGCTGCCTCCTCACTGCCaccagagctgcctcctcaccgccacccgagctgcctcctcaccgccaccagagctgcctcctcaccaccacctgagctgcctcaccaccacctgagctgcctcctcaccaccacccgagctgcctcctcaccaccacccgagctgcctcctcaccatcatccgagctgcctcctcaccaccacccgagctgccgcaccctcgaccttctgtctcttctccattATCTCGtacaatgtaagtctgcaaggacagggtcctctccactctgtaccagtctgtcattgtaaatttgtttactgtaaactatataactacgtaacccctttcttatgtacagcaccatggaattaatggtgctatataaataaataataataactgcttaaatttttgcgccaggagcagtgtgaaagactgatggaaagcatgccaagacgcatgaaagctatgattaaaaatcatggttattccacgaaatattgatttctgaactcttcctgaattaaagcATTAGTaaggttgtttctaaatgattatgaacttgttttctttgcattatttgaggtctcaaagcactgggttattttttttattttgaccatttttctttgtgagaaaatacataaataaaatttATTGGTTGGAAAttcagacatgttgtcagaagtttatagaataagagaacaatttacattttactaaaaaatatacctataaagagaaaaatcagacaaactgaacattttgcagtggtctctttatttttgccagagctgtatatatatacacgagTCAAACCACATATAGATTATTTACTGGTGTGGGATGCGAGGCTCCATTTACTGTACTGAAGTGAAGAGAACACTCAAAGAGGCACAGATATAAATAGTTTATAGAAaattagacatatatatatatatatatatatatatatatatatatatatatatatatatatatgtgtgtgtgtatatccttTATCATGCcagtgagaaaaaaaggaaaaaagtggaACCCACTCAACGTGTGTATAAAACAACAAAATCTGAGCAATGGATAATCTGGACCATAAATAATaaaggagaatatatatatata from Ranitomeya variabilis isolate aRanVar5 chromosome 3, aRanVar5.hap1, whole genome shotgun sequence includes:
- the IQCC gene encoding IQ domain-containing protein C isoform X2 — protein: MWADLSSTHCSAHIRGFLVRRKLQRVHQEYLEVVREIEGEDIALNPGNCLLSIPQFITLGRTSKPSCGEQKRKDDPIETLDTTDDISFIIQKAKSERKDSFPDTVSPKIPNYVTQTDAPVREACYKETDAPVREACYKETDAPVREACYKETDAPVREACYKETDAPVREACYKETDAPVREACYKETDAPVRVACYKETNAPVREACYKETDAPVREARHTGTDAPVREARYRGTDAPVREARYRGTDAPVREACYKETDAPVREARHTGTDAPVREARYRGTDAPVREARYRGTDAPVQEASHAGTDAPVREASHTDHIEREYSAQLEMWHENEVLLRTSKCDMGRSLPHSDIIMSSFQSPEQRTDCSSWCEENVNLEITTKTANELKKLRSHLAMEMLWVQQAIASRKNYLMVRQKLGACD
- the IQCC gene encoding IQ domain-containing protein C isoform X1, which encodes MMETEEAAARVLQAHIRGFLVRRKLQRVHQEYLEVVREIEGEDIALNPGNCLLSIPQFITLGRTSKPSCGEQKRKDDPIETLDTTDDISFIIQKAKSERKDSFPDTVSPKIPNYVTQTDAPVREACYKETDAPVREACYKETDAPVREACYKETDAPVREACYKETDAPVREACYKETDAPVREACYKETDAPVRVACYKETNAPVREACYKETDAPVREARHTGTDAPVREARYRGTDAPVREARYRGTDAPVREACYKETDAPVREARHTGTDAPVREARYRGTDAPVREARYRGTDAPVQEASHAGTDAPVREASHTDHIEREYSAQLEMWHENEVLLRTSKCDMGRSLPHSDIIMSSFQSPEQRTDCSSWCEENVNLEITTKTANELKKLRSHLAMEMLWVQQAIASRKNYLMVRQKLGACD